In Alistipes ihumii AP11, a genomic segment contains:
- a CDS encoding DUF2284 domain-containing protein: MKPNNPTEKPLAVRTYAFASLLVEEYIRRYRDAERFADLCRRCGRYGRCWACPPFSFDAEEYLSGFGTAHLIAARIEPGKRLRALCADAGQSEKQGRALLNEARCELDARLLALEEAWPDSRAFFAGTCFDCPEGTCTRPSDLPCVRPGKIRPSLEALGFDLGRTASELLGIELRWSVDGRLPEYFTLISGFFTNHSIDSLSW, translated from the coding sequence ATGAAACCGAACAACCCGACCGAAAAGCCGCTCGCCGTGCGGACTTACGCTTTCGCTTCGCTTCTTGTCGAAGAGTATATCCGCCGTTATCGCGACGCGGAGCGGTTCGCCGACTTGTGCCGCCGGTGCGGCCGGTACGGACGTTGTTGGGCGTGCCCGCCTTTCTCGTTCGATGCGGAGGAGTATTTATCGGGTTTCGGGACGGCTCATCTGATCGCTGCGCGAATCGAACCGGGCAAGCGGTTACGCGCGCTTTGCGCCGATGCAGGGCAAAGCGAGAAACAGGGACGCGCTTTGTTGAATGAAGCCCGTTGCGAGCTGGACGCGCGATTGCTTGCCTTGGAAGAGGCATGGCCGGACAGCCGTGCCTTTTTTGCCGGTACATGCTTCGATTGTCCTGAGGGAACCTGTACCAGACCGTCGGACCTGCCTTGCGTGCGGCCCGGGAAAATACGCCCGTCGCTCGAGGCGCTTGGCTTCGATCTGGGGCGGACGGCTTCGGAATTGCTCGGCATCGAGTTGCGCTGGAGCGTCGACGGGAGGTTACCGGAATATTTCACGCTGATCAGCGGATTTTTCACCAATCATTCGATCGATTCACTGTCATGGTAG
- a CDS encoding AI-2E family transporter, translating into MNRPDLPTDTLQKNNLFFRQLLFLGILITIGLVILKQLGFFVGAFLGASTLYVVLRSLLFRLTERHSWRSWLAAALLVLCTTVLLLGLGFLIYEVIAAEIPNVDTSKIVGFFEKQVIRLNELIGFEAIPKDLLENSGAFLTKMVSSLINTTYSFAANVFMMLVILYFMLLKGRKMERHINSYVPFKGKSLCLLKQEVKTIIFSNALGIPIVMLSQALAACLIYWLLGMNNIVFWAFVTAVCGLIPMVGTVIVSVPLGAYMIYSGELWQGILMIALGVLVIANVDNLCRMILMNKVADTHPLIVIFGVILGIPLFGFWGIIFGPLLISGFLLLMKIYYKEYDLLPQEAQARENAAETRCGRE; encoded by the coding sequence ATGAACCGACCCGACCTCCCGACCGATACGCTGCAAAAGAACAATCTTTTTTTCCGGCAGTTGCTTTTTCTGGGTATCCTGATTACGATCGGACTGGTCATTCTCAAGCAATTGGGCTTCTTCGTCGGAGCCTTTCTGGGCGCTTCGACGCTCTACGTCGTACTGCGCTCGCTGCTTTTCCGGCTGACCGAGCGACACAGCTGGAGATCATGGCTCGCGGCGGCCCTGCTTGTGCTATGCACGACGGTCCTGCTGCTGGGACTCGGCTTTCTGATCTACGAAGTGATTGCGGCCGAGATTCCCAACGTCGACACGTCGAAAATCGTCGGCTTTTTCGAAAAGCAGGTGATCCGGCTGAACGAACTGATCGGTTTCGAAGCCATCCCCAAGGATCTGCTCGAGAACTCGGGAGCTTTCCTGACGAAAATGGTATCGTCGCTGATCAACACGACCTACAGCTTCGCGGCAAACGTATTCATGATGCTCGTCATCCTCTACTTCATGCTGCTCAAGGGTCGCAAGATGGAGAGGCACATCAACTCCTACGTGCCCTTCAAGGGCAAGAGCCTCTGCCTGCTCAAGCAGGAAGTCAAGACGATCATCTTCAGCAACGCGCTCGGCATCCCGATCGTCATGCTGTCGCAGGCGCTCGCGGCCTGCCTGATCTACTGGCTGCTGGGCATGAACAACATCGTTTTCTGGGCATTCGTCACCGCCGTATGCGGACTGATCCCGATGGTCGGCACGGTCATCGTCAGCGTGCCGCTCGGCGCATATATGATCTATAGCGGCGAGCTGTGGCAGGGCATCCTGATGATCGCGCTCGGCGTGCTGGTCATCGCCAACGTAGACAACCTCTGCCGGATGATCCTGATGAACAAAGTGGCGGATACGCACCCGCTGATCGTCATTTTCGGCGTGATACTCGGTATCCCGCTATTCGGGTTCTGGGGCATTATCTTCGGCCCTCTGCTGATCTCGGGCTTCCTGCTGCTGATGAAAATCTACTATAAGGAATACGACTTGCTGCCGCAGGAAGCGCAGGCTCGAGAGAACGCCGCCGAGACCCGGTGCGGTCGGGAGTAA
- a CDS encoding S41 family peptidase: protein MKFTFCGGRKDAEVKNTENPIICAQHIKIKTFSTSIWIYIMKSKKITCIIFKKSKRLCFLLSITIFLPLLGHAGSAYSNYSDSVKYICNDEIAFIIDHIENTYISGRRGIEDEEWNNNKSIVYNRLQNFLDEKIDGYYVYVWRYLNLLKDDAHFKFPDDGMFNRWEYFKKDDYLFPLWVQTWKDGSIYNVKDYNGIIPRFAQILSINGRSAKEMALMNRAIGPGEEANAMAMMNAKYETDPAYWPNFANFLFMEGIRAPFEVVYIRPDNNRQDTVILGNISREEMYRQFKKSGDKRKVKSEIGFGKKPIVYENLGDGIGVLSINSFWGKRWSSMLLFGKDWRYKRLLRRAMRRIDRDNIKDLIIDVSLNCGGMTENVYYTLNYFTDKPIDINAKYRVIDEGREKLQTNIERSPYIKESDRERLIEYIGTLKDGTVFCTDTVCDLQYVLDHPKHGFRGNVYVLTGPLTYSASQMFARYCQTLGIGLTAGQHCGGYTEISTGNTAKITLPQLKQLEFEVPFGVTRICKEDDPYDYPPVDIPIDHPFEEWLKRENRSLDRLIGMIRNGTAAASASGPASPK, encoded by the coding sequence ATGAAGTTCACTTTCTGCGGGGGGCGGAAAGATGCAGAAGTGAAAAATACGGAGAATCCCATTATTTGTGCGCAGCATATAAAGATAAAGACATTTTCAACAAGTATCTGGATTTACATTATGAAATCAAAAAAAATCACGTGCATAATCTTTAAAAAGAGTAAAAGATTATGCTTTCTGTTGTCGATTACAATTTTTCTGCCTCTATTGGGGCATGCAGGGAGCGCATACAGTAACTATTCGGATTCAGTCAAGTACATATGTAACGATGAAATAGCATTTATTATCGATCATATCGAAAACACATATATATCCGGTCGGAGAGGTATTGAGGACGAAGAATGGAACAATAACAAAAGCATCGTCTATAACCGATTGCAAAACTTTTTGGATGAAAAAATAGATGGGTATTACGTTTATGTTTGGCGCTATTTGAACCTGCTTAAAGACGATGCCCATTTCAAATTCCCCGACGACGGTATGTTCAATCGATGGGAATATTTCAAAAAGGACGATTACTTGTTTCCTTTGTGGGTTCAGACTTGGAAAGACGGATCGATTTACAACGTAAAGGATTACAATGGCATTATTCCCCGTTTCGCTCAAATTCTCAGCATCAACGGTCGCTCTGCTAAGGAAATGGCGCTGATGAACAGGGCTATTGGACCCGGCGAGGAAGCCAATGCGATGGCTATGATGAATGCTAAGTACGAGACGGACCCGGCATACTGGCCGAACTTCGCCAATTTTCTATTCATGGAAGGTATTCGTGCACCGTTCGAGGTCGTTTATATCCGACCTGACAATAACCGACAAGACACCGTTATATTAGGGAACATATCTCGTGAAGAAATGTATCGTCAATTTAAAAAATCGGGCGACAAACGTAAAGTCAAATCCGAAATCGGCTTTGGGAAAAAACCAATCGTTTATGAAAATCTCGGCGATGGAATCGGAGTACTTTCGATCAATTCCTTCTGGGGAAAACGTTGGTCGTCCATGTTGCTGTTCGGCAAAGACTGGCGCTACAAACGCTTGCTTCGTCGAGCCATGCGCCGTATCGATCGGGACAATATAAAAGATCTGATTATCGATGTAAGCCTGAACTGCGGCGGAATGACAGAAAACGTATATTATACGCTAAATTATTTTACGGATAAGCCGATCGATATAAACGCCAAATACCGTGTAATCGACGAAGGCAGAGAAAAATTGCAAACGAACATAGAGAGAAGCCCGTATATAAAAGAAAGCGATCGGGAGCGTTTGATTGAATACATCGGAACACTGAAAGACGGAACCGTTTTTTGCACGGATACGGTCTGCGATCTGCAATACGTTCTAGATCATCCGAAACACGGTTTTAGAGGAAACGTATATGTCCTGACCGGCCCTCTTACTTACTCGGCGAGTCAGATGTTCGCCCGTTACTGTCAGACATTGGGAATCGGTCTGACGGCCGGACAACATTGCGGTGGGTATACGGAAATTTCTACGGGAAATACGGCTAAAATCACATTACCTCAGTTAAAACAATTAGAGTTCGAAGTTCCGTTCGGCGTTACCCGGATATGCAAGGAGGACGATCCCTATGATTATCCGCCGGTAGACATTCCGATCGACCATCCGTTCGAGGAGTGGCTGAAGCGGGAGAACCGCAGTCTGGACCGACTGATCGGGATGATCCGGAACGGAACGGCCGCCGCTTCGGCTTCCGGGCCCGCTTCGCCCAAATAG
- a CDS encoding S41 family peptidase, which translates to MYTQRIEPLQSRILIALLLFAVFPICGFSKKKNVQPPVMDSIQAARFMDSIHRLYLNEVDFIIDRIENTYISGRRGMSDEEWNRRVKIARSKAVQSNNKREYLYNWSYLGALIQDKHFDFPDGGVYNRYRIFIENDSILPLWVQTWKDGRVYNVKDYTGVIPAHAQILSVNGLDAQETALKKRMMFPGEEAYAMAWMNADEETDPRGWNAFANFFLMHGHQPPFKVVYKAQGSDRPDTVVLNGMARGDIYKEFKKSGDKHRARIRIGSHLRPIKYRNMKDGIGVLSINSMWGKRYAPLILFQRDWRYPRMLRRVMRRIDRDKIENLIIDLSICPGGMIENVYKTLDYFTDRPVDRTEIYRVTDDNREIVQALMSNDLLTPKADRRRLSDLVGGMKSGTLFRTDSLFSMQYQPRPRKHSYRGNVYILTGHPTYSAAQILVQYFQHLGIGRVAGQHCGGFTEVTSGSAPNIPLPRNSDMPFWVPVGKLALFSGREDSYRYPPVDIPIDHPFEEWLKRENRSLDRLIGMIRNGTAAASASGTEVTE; encoded by the coding sequence ATGTACACCCAAAGAATCGAACCCTTGCAAAGTAGAATTCTGATAGCCCTTCTGTTATTTGCGGTATTTCCGATCTGCGGATTCAGCAAGAAAAAGAATGTTCAACCGCCCGTTATGGACAGCATACAAGCTGCCCGGTTTATGGATTCGATTCACCGTTTGTATTTGAACGAGGTCGATTTTATTATCGACCGCATAGAGAATACCTATATATCCGGCCGCCGGGGCATGAGCGACGAGGAGTGGAACCGACGTGTGAAAATTGCTCGAAGTAAGGCCGTACAGTCCAACAATAAACGGGAGTATCTTTATAACTGGAGCTATCTTGGCGCTTTGATACAAGACAAGCATTTTGATTTTCCCGACGGAGGAGTGTACAATCGGTACCGTATATTCATCGAAAACGATTCGATCCTCCCGCTTTGGGTTCAGACATGGAAAGACGGAAGGGTATATAATGTGAAAGACTATACGGGGGTGATTCCGGCTCATGCCCAGATTCTGAGCGTCAACGGTCTTGATGCACAGGAAACCGCCCTGAAAAAACGGATGATGTTCCCGGGCGAAGAAGCCTATGCCATGGCATGGATGAATGCCGACGAAGAAACCGATCCACGCGGCTGGAATGCTTTCGCCAACTTTTTCTTGATGCACGGGCACCAACCTCCTTTCAAAGTGGTCTACAAGGCTCAGGGCAGCGACCGTCCCGATACCGTTGTCTTGAACGGAATGGCACGGGGCGACATATATAAGGAGTTCAAAAAATCGGGAGATAAACATCGCGCACGCATCCGTATAGGTAGTCACCTCCGTCCCATAAAATACCGGAATATGAAGGACGGTATCGGTGTGCTATCGATCAATAGTATGTGGGGGAAAAGATACGCTCCACTGATTCTGTTCCAACGCGATTGGCGCTACCCCCGTATGCTTCGGCGTGTGATGCGCCGCATCGACCGGGACAAGATCGAAAATCTGATTATCGACTTGAGTATCTGTCCGGGAGGCATGATTGAGAATGTCTATAAGACATTGGACTATTTCACGGACCGTCCGGTCGATCGGACGGAAATCTACCGGGTGACGGACGACAACCGCGAGATCGTGCAGGCCCTTATGTCCAATGATCTTCTTACCCCCAAGGCCGACCGTCGCCGACTGTCGGATTTAGTCGGAGGTATGAAGTCCGGAACGCTCTTTCGTACGGATTCTCTTTTCTCTATGCAGTACCAGCCCCGACCTCGAAAACATAGCTATCGTGGAAATGTGTATATCTTGACGGGACATCCGACCTATTCTGCCGCACAGATACTGGTACAATACTTCCAACATCTCGGCATCGGTCGGGTAGCCGGTCAACATTGCGGAGGCTTCACGGAAGTGACTTCTGGTAGTGCACCTAATATTCCTCTACCCCGGAACTCGGATATGCCGTTTTGGGTTCCGGTAGGCAAATTAGCGCTGTTCTCGGGCAGGGAGGATTCGTATCGCTATCCTCCGGTAGACATTCCGATCGACCATCCGTTCGAGGAGTGGCTGAAGCGGGAGAACCGCAGTCTGGACCGACTGATCGGGATGATCCGGAACGGAACGGCCGCCGCTTCGGCTTCCGGAACTGAAGTGACCGAATAG
- the leuB gene encoding 3-isopropylmalate dehydrogenase, whose product MELKIALLPGDGIGPEIVGEAVKVLDRVAAKYGHVFKYEKALVGACAIDATGDPYPAETHAVCLRSDAVLFGAIGDPKYDNDPSAKVRPEQGLLRMRKSLGLYANLRPLAVFDSLAGRSPLKTEIVRGADFLCVRELTGGMYFGRPQGRSEDGNTAYDTCVYTREEIERILRLAFELARKRRKHLTVVDKANVIATSRLWRQIAGEMAPRYADVQLEFMFVDNAAMQIIQRPTHFDVIVTENLFGDILTDEASVISGSLGMLPSASVGAEVALFEPIHGSYPQAAGKNIANPMATILSAAMLLEHVGLEKEGKTVREAVNRAIESGVVTEDLVSDGGKAYSTTAVGDFIAAAV is encoded by the coding sequence ATGGAACTGAAGATTGCACTTTTGCCCGGGGACGGTATCGGTCCCGAGATCGTGGGCGAGGCGGTGAAGGTCCTGGACCGGGTGGCCGCGAAGTACGGACATGTTTTCAAGTATGAGAAAGCGCTGGTCGGCGCCTGCGCGATCGATGCGACGGGCGACCCGTATCCGGCCGAGACGCACGCCGTCTGTCTGCGTTCCGACGCCGTGTTGTTCGGCGCGATCGGCGACCCGAAGTACGACAACGACCCGTCGGCCAAGGTGCGGCCCGAGCAGGGACTGCTCCGGATGCGCAAGTCGCTCGGACTGTACGCCAACCTGCGCCCGCTGGCCGTGTTCGACTCGCTGGCCGGCCGCTCGCCGCTGAAGACCGAGATCGTGCGCGGAGCCGACTTCCTGTGCGTGCGCGAGCTGACCGGAGGCATGTACTTCGGCCGTCCTCAGGGACGCAGCGAGGACGGGAACACCGCTTACGATACTTGCGTTTACACGCGCGAGGAGATCGAGCGGATTCTGCGTCTGGCCTTCGAACTGGCCCGCAAGCGGCGCAAACATCTGACCGTCGTCGACAAGGCCAACGTGATCGCCACCTCGCGGCTGTGGCGTCAGATCGCGGGCGAAATGGCGCCGCGATATGCCGATGTGCAACTCGAGTTCATGTTCGTCGACAATGCGGCGATGCAGATCATCCAGCGGCCGACCCATTTCGACGTGATCGTGACCGAAAACCTGTTCGGCGATATCCTGACCGACGAGGCCAGCGTCATCAGCGGCTCGCTCGGCATGCTCCCCTCGGCTTCGGTCGGCGCGGAGGTGGCGCTGTTCGAGCCGATTCACGGAAGCTATCCTCAGGCCGCGGGCAAGAACATCGCCAATCCGATGGCGACGATCCTTTCGGCCGCCATGCTGCTCGAGCACGTGGGGCTCGAAAAGGAGGGAAAGACCGTCCGCGAGGCGGTCAACCGGGCGATCGAGTCGGGCGTCGTGACCGAGGATCTGGTCAGCGACGGCGGCAAGGCTTATTCGACGACCGCCGTAGGCGATTTCATCGCTGCGGCTGTCTGA